In Gossypium arboreum isolate Shixiya-1 chromosome 5, ASM2569848v2, whole genome shotgun sequence, a single genomic region encodes these proteins:
- the LOC108463811 gene encoding rhomboid-like protein 11, chloroplastic produces MGQFLLQQQVMALKPYPCTFMSLASCYTPPKLFRIRFFPAFPTLNESIKFHHLHSLPPVQPRLVCKMNGSDIISDLELGKPRDRRKPEKLVNGVFWIILLNLGMYVADNLFKVQGIQCLYLYHNWPAWYQFITSTFCHANWKHLSSNLFFLYIFGKLVEEEEGSFALWLSYIFTGAGANIVSWLVLPRNAVSVGASGAVFGLFAISVLVKMSWDWRKILEVLILGQFVIDKVMEAAQASTGLSGFSYPLQNVNHIAHLSGALIGVLLVWLLSKIPSEPLDNEISKSPRKRS; encoded by the exons ATGGGGCAGTTTCTGCTTCAACAACAGGTCATGGCACTGAAGCCATATCCATGCACATTCATGTCTTTAGCTTCTTGTTATACCCCCCCTAAACTTTTCAGAATTCGTTTTTTTCCCGCTTTTCCCACACTAAATGAATCCATCAAGTTTCATCATCTTCATTCTCTGCCCCCCGTTCAACCCCGTTTGGTATGCAAGATGAATGGCTCAG ATATTATTTCGGATCTAGAACTTGGAAAGCCACGGGATAGACGAAAACCCGAGAAGCTCGTTAATGGAGTGTTTTGGATTATACTTCTGAATCTTGGAATGTATGTAGCTGATAACTTGTTTAAG GTTCAGGGCATTCAGTGTCTATACTTGTACCATAATTGGCCTGCTTGGTACCAATTTATAACGTCAACGTTTTGCCATGCTAACTG GAAGCATCTTTCGAGCAACCTTTTCTTCTTGTACATTTTTG GGAAACTCGTCGAAGAAGAGGAAGGAAGTTTCGCATTGTGGCTGTCCTACATTTTCACAGGTGCTGGAGCTAACATCGTCTCGTGGCTGGTTTTACCAAGAAACGCAGTCTCCGTTGGTGCTTCCGGTGCAGTTTTCGGGTTATTTGCAATCAGTGTCCTTGTAAAG ATGTCCTGGGACTGGAGAAAGATCCTCGAGGTTCTCATATTGGGCCAATTTGTTATCGACAAG GTGATGGAAGCAGCCCAAGCTTCAACAGGCCTGTCTGGATTTTCCTATCCCTTGCAAAATGTCAATCACATTGCACATCTCTCTGGTGCTCTTATTGGTGTTCTTCTAGTATGGCTTCTCAGCAAAATTCCTTCTGAGCCTCTTGATAATGAAATATCAAAGTCTCCTAGAAAGAGAAGTTGA
- the LOC108463874 gene encoding 60S ribosomal protein L37-1-like, with product MGKGTGSFGKRRNKTHTLCVRCGRRSFHLQKSRCGACGYPASRIRKYNWSVKAIRRKTTGTGRMRYLRRVPRRFKTGFREGTQATPRKKGAVAAS from the exons atg GGAAAAGGAACTGGAAGCTTTGGAAAGAGAAGGAACAAGACTCACACGCTCTGCGTTCGATGTGGTCGCCGAAGCTTCCATCTACAGAAGAGCCGTTGCGGTGCTTGTGGCTACCCTGCCAGTCGCATCCGAAAAT ATAACTGGAGTGTGAAGGCTATTAGAAGAAAGACCACCGGGACTGGCCGCATGAGGTACCTCCGACGTGTTCCCCGAAGGTTCAAGACTGGCTTTAGAGAAG GTACTCAAGCAACTCCAAGGAAGAAGGGAGCTGTTGCTGCTTCATGA